The following coding sequences lie in one Pectobacterium sp. A5351 genomic window:
- the yccA gene encoding FtsH protease modulator YccA translates to MDRIVVSSTRESSLLSTHKVLRNTYFLLSLTLGFSAVTATASTVLNLPAPGLILMLVGFYGLMFLTHKLANSPAGILAAFALTGFMGYTLGPILSSLISSGAGDIVMLALGGTALVFFCCSAYVLTTRKDMSFLSGMMMAGFVVLIVAVIANLFLQIPALHLAISALFILFSAGAILWETSNIIHGGETNYIRATVSLYVAIYNIFVSLLSILGIMRND, encoded by the coding sequence ATGGATCGTATTGTTGTTTCTTCTACTCGTGAAAGCTCGCTACTCAGCACGCACAAAGTGCTGCGCAACACCTATTTCCTGCTGTCGCTAACGCTGGGCTTTTCCGCCGTTACCGCAACGGCAAGTACCGTACTTAACCTGCCTGCCCCTGGCTTGATTCTGATGCTGGTTGGGTTTTATGGCCTGATGTTCCTGACGCACAAACTGGCAAACAGCCCTGCGGGTATTCTGGCGGCATTCGCTCTGACTGGATTTATGGGTTATACGCTGGGCCCGATTTTAAGCTCGCTAATTTCTTCCGGCGCAGGCGACATTGTTATGCTAGCGCTAGGCGGCACGGCACTGGTGTTCTTCTGCTGTTCAGCCTATGTCTTAACGACACGTAAGGATATGTCCTTCCTGTCAGGCATGATGATGGCAGGATTCGTCGTTCTGATTGTTGCCGTCATCGCCAATCTGTTCTTGCAGATTCCGGCATTACATCTGGCGATCAGCGCCCTGTTTATTCTGTTCTCTGCGGGTGCCATCCTGTGGGAAACCAGTAACATCATTCACGGTGGCGAAACCAACTACATCCGGGCAACCGTTAGCCTGTATGTCGCGATATATAATATCTTCGTTAGCCTGTTGAGCATTCTGGGCATCATGCGTAACGACTAA
- a CDS encoding DUF2798 domain-containing protein, with the protein MTCLVSLISTFKGVGLSSQFTEKWLSSWGISWLVAFPVLLFVLPIVRKITTSVVKVV; encoded by the coding sequence ATGACATGCTTGGTCTCATTAATTAGTACATTTAAAGGGGTTGGTTTATCTTCACAATTTACAGAAAAATGGCTGAGTTCGTGGGGTATTTCTTGGCTCGTAGCCTTTCCTGTGCTGCTTTTTGTGTTACCCATTGTTCGAAAGATTACTACTAGCGTTGTTAAAGTTGTTTAA
- a CDS encoding biofilm/acid-resistance regulator YmgB/AriR → MHSEVPQNELPISDAFGPDSRVSDMEMLGNIVEEIIQSGLSVSNKAIIAKLVHKIETEANTAFQEKYRALLELVVYKTQDDFLI, encoded by the coding sequence ATGCATTCAGAGGTGCCCCAAAATGAGCTCCCGATATCTGACGCTTTCGGTCCTGACTCTCGGGTCAGTGACATGGAAATGCTCGGCAACATTGTGGAAGAAATCATTCAATCAGGCCTTTCCGTCAGTAACAAGGCCATCATTGCTAAATTAGTTCACAAGATTGAAACCGAGGCCAATACCGCTTTTCAGGAGAAATATCGAGCATTGCTGGAGTTAGTTGTTTATAAAACTCAGGACGACTTTCTGATTTAA
- a CDS encoding NUDIX hydrolase, translating to MQKIRTKAVCLFRNNGKILLAEGYDPIKDEHYVLPLGGGVDFGELSQAAAEREVQEEISAATKDFSLLGVSENIFSYNGKPGHEIVFVYEARFQDESLYQQDIIHGIETNGMPIVTRWFDIDFLRSGKIKFYPHGIVDMI from the coding sequence ATGCAAAAGATCAGAACAAAAGCAGTTTGTCTTTTCCGAAACAATGGCAAAATTCTGTTAGCAGAAGGATATGATCCTATAAAAGATGAGCATTACGTGCTGCCACTTGGTGGCGGCGTTGATTTTGGCGAATTGTCTCAGGCAGCAGCGGAGAGGGAAGTTCAAGAGGAAATTAGCGCGGCGACCAAGGATTTTTCGCTGTTAGGCGTTTCAGAAAATATTTTCTCCTACAATGGCAAACCTGGGCATGAAATTGTCTTTGTTTATGAGGCACGTTTTCAAGATGAGTCGCTTTATCAACAAGATATCATTCATGGCATAGAGACAAACGGTATGCCGATCGTTACCCGCTGGTTTGATATTGATTTTCTGCGCTCAGGGAAAATCAAGTTTTATCCTCATGGTATAGTGGACATGATCTAG
- a CDS encoding isochorismatase family protein, with translation MQVLMVIDMQNAVFATPRARQAQTVALINQLSDAADRTIFIQHEEEGMLSGSEGWQLLPELNQPEGCLSITKTACDAFYRTPLANVLAELGGDHLTICGCATDYCVDATIKNAASRGYTLTIAADAHTTANRGELEAEQLITHYNDVWRNFIIPGNTITVETTEHIVASWKRRR, from the coding sequence ATGCAGGTTTTGATGGTCATTGATATGCAAAATGCGGTGTTTGCAACGCCAAGAGCGCGACAGGCGCAGACGGTTGCATTGATAAACCAGCTTTCAGACGCAGCAGATCGGACTATTTTCATCCAGCATGAAGAAGAAGGTATGTTGTCAGGCAGCGAGGGGTGGCAATTATTGCCTGAACTGAACCAGCCAGAGGGCTGTTTGTCCATCACGAAAACGGCGTGCGATGCGTTTTATCGTACGCCGTTAGCCAATGTGTTGGCGGAACTGGGGGGTGACCACCTTACGATTTGCGGATGTGCGACGGATTATTGTGTTGATGCAACTATTAAAAATGCGGCCAGCCGAGGCTACACGTTGACGATTGCCGCTGATGCACACACGACGGCCAATCGCGGTGAACTGGAAGCAGAGCAATTAATCACACATTACAACGATGTGTGGCGGAATTTTATTATTCCAGGTAACACGATTACGGTAGAAACAACGGAGCACATCGTTGCTTCATGGAAGAGGCGTCGATAA
- a CDS encoding GNAT family N-acetyltransferase: MVNIMSVRHHPEYKERAIHYFQHHWASDETLMLYEDCINHCIGAENPLPDWYLLEKDGHIIGGAGLITNDFISRMDLYPWLCALYVEEDHRGNRYAGQLIEHLAQEARRAGFSKLHLCTELLGFYERYDFHFSGMGYHPWGEASRIYSRSL; encoded by the coding sequence ATGGTGAATATTATGTCTGTCAGACATCACCCTGAATATAAAGAACGGGCGATTCACTACTTCCAACACCACTGGGCATCCGATGAGACGTTGATGCTTTACGAAGACTGTATCAACCACTGCATTGGTGCCGAAAACCCATTACCTGATTGGTATTTGCTGGAAAAGGATGGGCATATTATTGGTGGTGCAGGATTAATTACCAATGATTTCATCAGCCGTATGGATCTTTATCCCTGGCTGTGCGCGCTTTACGTTGAAGAGGATCATCGCGGCAATCGGTATGCGGGACAGTTGATAGAACACTTGGCGCAGGAAGCCCGTCGTGCGGGTTTTTCTAAGCTGCATTTATGTACTGAGCTGCTCGGTTTTTATGAACGCTATGACTTCCACTTTAGCGGAATGGGCTATCACCCTTGGGGTGAAGCGTCGCGAATATATTCGCGGTCGCTTTAA
- a CDS encoding universal stress protein, whose protein sequence is MYTSILVPVDIEEDELTKHAITHAVRLAKMSGAAIHLFHSLPDASAFLSAYSFGIKEFENEVVVKANDKLKSLMKTIDLPASRLSYSVSFGSARDEVLTLAEEVNADLIVIGSRRPDVKTYLLGSNAAAIVRHAKISVLVVR, encoded by the coding sequence ATGTACACGAGCATTCTGGTGCCAGTAGATATAGAAGAAGATGAACTCACCAAACACGCGATTACGCATGCAGTCAGGTTGGCCAAAATGTCAGGTGCCGCAATACACCTCTTTCATTCTCTCCCAGATGCGTCGGCGTTCTTATCTGCGTATTCTTTTGGCATAAAAGAGTTTGAGAATGAGGTGGTGGTGAAAGCGAATGACAAGCTCAAGTCATTGATGAAAACAATCGATCTTCCAGCATCGCGTTTGTCATACAGCGTCAGCTTTGGTTCGGCCAGAGATGAAGTGCTTACGCTGGCGGAGGAGGTTAATGCGGATTTGATCGTAATCGGTTCGCGACGGCCAGATGTAAAAACCTATTTACTTGGCTCAAATGCCGCTGCTATCGTTCGCCATGCGAAAATATCCGTATTAGTTGTCCGTTAG
- a CDS encoding GhoT/OrtT family toxin, with product MPHHSLWELIKLTYTIGFVIALIVTFLLSKDKSLFIRFFASLIIGLTWPLSFPVVLLFSLF from the coding sequence GTGCCACATCACTCCCTATGGGAACTCATTAAACTTACCTACACGATCGGTTTTGTCATCGCCCTGATCGTGACTTTCTTGTTAAGTAAAGATAAGTCTCTGTTCATCCGATTCTTTGCCTCGTTAATTATCGGCCTAACCTGGCCGCTGAGCTTTCCTGTTGTCCTGCTGTTCTCCCTTTTTTGA
- a CDS encoding methyl-accepting chemotaxis protein, with protein MSFSNWRIGYRLGAGFSFLVLMLLVIGSVAISKLSNFHEKVDEIVSKNYPLTAKSNKLIDELNGYLNNQQLLLLLKSESEINKQLALNKERSGKVSELMEYLNQSANDDKSVAVLRDIGDIRRDFLGSANRLSSLILAGNTEAAAEEYFKVTRITQEKYISKVNEFIDIQDDKMSSSAQEVGDSYKNALMVLATVIIISALAGLIIASLITRSVTQPLQAALGIAENVAKGDLTSEIYTDRKDETGQLLSALNNMSSSLRQIVSQVRDGAETISSAASQIAAGNQDLSARTEEQASSLEETASSMEQLTSTIRNTADNTTQATDLAASASETVKKSGAMMETVTQEMRGIRDSSQRMAEIIGVIDGIAFQTNILALNAAVEAARAGEQGRGFAVVASEVRALAQRSATAAKEIKELIDDSFKKVQGGMGLVEETGVTMNSLVTNVQGVTGIISEIAQASREQSDGINQINLAVGQIDTTTQQNAALVEESAAAALSLQDQANSLARTVSVFNLGESYKSAALNKKVETPALSAPKNNRAERNVAKGELADWRTF; from the coding sequence ATGAGTTTTTCCAACTGGCGTATAGGATATCGATTAGGAGCGGGGTTTTCTTTTCTGGTATTAATGCTTTTGGTCATTGGCAGCGTTGCTATTTCAAAGTTAAGTAACTTTCACGAAAAGGTGGATGAGATCGTTTCGAAAAATTATCCGCTGACCGCCAAAAGTAATAAGTTGATTGATGAACTGAACGGTTATCTCAATAATCAGCAACTATTGCTATTACTTAAATCAGAAAGTGAAATCAATAAACAGTTGGCGCTAAACAAAGAGCGTTCAGGGAAAGTATCTGAACTCATGGAGTATCTGAACCAGTCCGCCAATGACGATAAGTCTGTTGCAGTACTACGTGATATTGGCGACATCCGACGCGATTTTCTTGGTTCAGCGAACAGGCTCTCTTCACTGATCTTGGCAGGTAACACAGAAGCGGCTGCCGAAGAATACTTCAAGGTAACGCGTATCACCCAGGAGAAGTATATCAGCAAAGTCAACGAGTTCATCGATATACAGGATGATAAAATGTCATCCTCAGCGCAAGAGGTCGGAGACAGCTATAAAAATGCGCTGATGGTACTTGCTACGGTTATTATCATTAGTGCGCTAGCCGGGTTGATTATTGCTTCATTGATTACCCGTAGTGTAACCCAGCCGTTACAGGCAGCACTGGGGATTGCCGAAAATGTGGCGAAAGGCGATCTGACTTCTGAGATTTATACTGACCGTAAAGATGAAACTGGTCAGCTCCTCTCTGCCTTGAACAATATGAGCAGCAGCCTGAGGCAGATTGTCAGTCAGGTACGTGATGGTGCAGAAACGATCTCCAGCGCGGCATCGCAAATTGCGGCGGGGAATCAGGATTTATCCGCCAGAACGGAAGAACAGGCTAGTTCGTTGGAAGAAACCGCGTCGTCGATGGAACAATTGACGTCAACGATAAGAAATACTGCAGACAACACGACGCAAGCGACAGATCTTGCGGCCAGTGCGTCTGAAACGGTGAAGAAAAGTGGTGCAATGATGGAAACCGTAACGCAGGAAATGCGTGGTATCCGTGATTCATCACAGCGTATGGCGGAAATTATCGGTGTGATTGATGGTATTGCATTCCAGACCAACATCCTGGCACTGAATGCGGCCGTTGAAGCGGCTCGTGCCGGTGAACAGGGAAGAGGGTTTGCCGTTGTCGCCAGTGAGGTACGTGCGCTGGCCCAGCGAAGCGCGACGGCGGCAAAAGAAATCAAAGAACTTATCGATGATTCTTTCAAGAAAGTGCAGGGCGGAATGGGGCTGGTAGAAGAAACTGGCGTCACGATGAACTCGCTGGTAACGAATGTGCAGGGGGTGACGGGTATCATCAGTGAAATTGCCCAGGCCAGCCGTGAGCAAAGCGATGGTATTAACCAGATCAACCTGGCCGTCGGACAGATTGACACCACAACCCAGCAAAACGCTGCACTGGTTGAAGAATCTGCCGCTGCCGCGCTCTCTTTGCAGGATCAGGCAAATAGCCTCGCGCGTACGGTTAGTGTATTCAATCTTGGTGAATCTTATAAAAGTGCTGCGTTAAATAAAAAAGTGGAAACGCCTGCGCTGTCTGCCCCTAAAAATAACCGTGCAGAAAGAAACGTTGCCAAAGGTGAGTTAGCGGACTGGAGGACATTCTAA
- a CDS encoding PepSY-associated TM helix domain-containing protein, whose protein sequence is MSQPNKASATAAASSIRLAGETTSDQRAIDNISPRATIVALFIRLHFYIGIFVGPFIFIAALTGTLYVLTPQIENRLYSHQLFTESQGTPHSLAEQIRTAQAVIAHQGATLLAIRPAPAAGETTRVMFALPELGPSESRAVFIDPVSLENRGSEIVYGTSGILPFRIWLDYLHRGLLLGDIGRNYSELAASWLWVAALGGIVIWWSTRHLSSAAKRQKLKNSQTTAAKTQRLRHWHATMGLSLVLGLLFFSATGLTWSQWAGGNISAARTALGWQTPSVKTQLPEPMPHNDMMHGHDMTMATDEHAEHHSSMPIGNVDASSPALFDEVLAAARHAGIDANKIEIRPATKPHRAWTVTEIDRAWPTQVDAVSVNPDTLEIVDQTDFNTFPMAAKLTRWGVDAHMGVLFGLPNQLILAAFGLGLCAMIVWGYRMWWIRRPKSRHSANPVNTLTAALLRVPIFHRLLIVLITVLLAMSLPVMGISLLIFLLIDTVRWYMSHPKQGILKS, encoded by the coding sequence ATGTCACAGCCTAATAAAGCATCAGCCACGGCTGCCGCCTCCAGCATTCGCCTTGCAGGAGAAACCACGTCAGACCAACGCGCGATAGATAACATATCGCCACGTGCCACAATCGTCGCCTTATTCATCCGACTGCATTTCTATATCGGTATTTTTGTCGGTCCTTTTATTTTTATCGCCGCCCTGACAGGAACGCTGTATGTCCTGACGCCGCAGATTGAAAATCGGCTGTATTCACACCAGCTTTTCACAGAAAGTCAGGGCACGCCGCATTCACTGGCTGAGCAAATTCGTACCGCTCAGGCAGTTATCGCTCATCAGGGTGCAACATTACTGGCAATACGCCCCGCGCCTGCCGCAGGAGAAACCACCCGCGTCATGTTTGCCTTACCGGAATTAGGGCCATCGGAAAGCCGCGCCGTTTTCATCGATCCCGTCTCGCTGGAAAATCGCGGCAGTGAGATTGTTTACGGCACCAGTGGCATCCTACCATTTCGTATCTGGCTTGATTACCTGCACCGTGGGCTACTGCTAGGCGATATCGGGCGTAATTACAGTGAGCTGGCGGCATCATGGCTGTGGGTTGCAGCACTAGGCGGCATCGTCATTTGGTGGTCAACCCGACATCTGTCATCCGCAGCCAAACGGCAGAAATTGAAAAATAGCCAGACGACGGCAGCGAAGACACAGCGCCTGCGTCACTGGCATGCCACTATGGGGCTAAGTCTTGTGCTTGGTTTACTCTTTTTCTCTGCGACAGGGTTAACCTGGTCGCAATGGGCAGGAGGTAACATTTCTGCCGCGCGTACCGCGCTAGGATGGCAGACCCCATCGGTAAAAACCCAGTTGCCCGAGCCAATGCCTCACAATGACATGATGCACGGTCACGATATGACGATGGCTACGGATGAGCACGCAGAACACCATTCGTCCATGCCGATAGGAAATGTCGACGCCTCTTCACCCGCGTTATTTGACGAGGTACTGGCTGCTGCACGTCATGCCGGGATTGATGCCAATAAAATCGAAATTCGCCCCGCCACTAAACCGCACCGCGCCTGGACCGTCACTGAGATCGACCGCGCCTGGCCAACACAGGTTGATGCCGTGTCAGTAAATCCTGATACGCTGGAGATTGTAGACCAAACCGATTTCAACACTTTCCCGATGGCCGCCAAGCTCACTCGTTGGGGCGTGGATGCACATATGGGCGTATTATTCGGTTTGCCAAACCAGCTCATCCTCGCAGCGTTTGGGCTTGGGCTCTGTGCAATGATCGTGTGGGGCTATCGAATGTGGTGGATACGTCGCCCGAAATCTCGTCATAGTGCGAATCCGGTGAACACGCTGACTGCTGCCTTGCTTCGGGTTCCTATCTTTCACCGCTTGCTCATTGTGCTCATTACGGTGCTGTTGGCGATGAGTTTGCCCGTCATGGGGATCAGCCTGCTTATTTTCCTGCTGATTGACACGGTTCGGTGGTATATGAGCCATCCAAAGCAAGGCATTCTCAAAAGCTAA
- a CDS encoding DUF2946 domain-containing protein translates to MLLSALRRRSFPAWVGIFAILTIFVAPVISQTQVLHEHGATLPGNHSGNLAEQSHTGHTMSGHHARPSHHSPSSPSMMMDHAACGYCVLFLYTPALFAAGSPNPILTTFLPEARVIHFISRIVLPERYASPVVRAPPF, encoded by the coding sequence ATGCTTTTGTCCGCGCTACGACGGCGAAGTTTCCCGGCCTGGGTCGGCATCTTCGCTATTTTGACCATCTTCGTTGCACCCGTGATTTCACAAACACAGGTGCTTCACGAGCATGGCGCAACTCTGCCAGGCAACCACAGCGGCAATCTAGCGGAGCAATCGCATACCGGACACACGATGTCCGGGCACCACGCAAGGCCATCACACCATTCTCCGTCATCACCGTCGATGATGATGGATCATGCCGCTTGCGGTTATTGCGTACTTTTTTTGTATACGCCAGCGCTATTCGCGGCAGGATCTCCCAACCCCATACTGACCACATTTTTACCTGAAGCACGGGTTATCCATTTTATCTCCCGTATTGTGCTTCCCGAACGTTACGCTTCCCCGGTGGTACGCGCCCCACCTTTCTGA
- a CDS encoding glucan biosynthesis protein G — protein MLSVSAVPAWAFSIDDVAQQAEKLAEKGFEAPKSNLPAQFRDMKFADYQQIRFNNDKSYWNNVQTPFKIQFYHQGMYFDTPVKINEVTATTVDEIKYSPEYFDFGSVNHDPETVKNLGFAGFKVLYPINKADKNDEIVSMLGASYFRVVGKGQIYGLSARGLAIDTALPSGEEFPRFREFWIERPKPNDKHLVIYALLDSPRATGAYRFAVYPGRDSVVDVQAKVFMRDKVGKLGIAPLTSMYLFGPNQPSPTLNYRPALNDSNGLSIHAGNGEWIWRPLNNPKHLSVSTYSVENPKGFGLLQRGRDFAAYEDLDDRYDLRPSGWVEPKGEWGKGKVELVEIPTADETNDNIVAFWTPDVLPETGKPLDIKYRLHFTRDEDQLHSPNIAYVQQTRRSAGDVKQSNLIRQPDGTIAYIVDFVGPNLKELDESTPVDSQVSIGDNGEIVENNVRYNPVTHGWRLTLRLRVKDAKQPTEMRAALVNGETTLTETWSNQLPANE, from the coding sequence ATGCTGTCTGTAAGCGCAGTGCCAGCGTGGGCATTCTCTATTGATGATGTGGCACAGCAGGCTGAAAAGCTGGCTGAAAAAGGTTTTGAAGCGCCGAAAAGTAATCTTCCTGCGCAGTTCCGTGATATGAAATTTGCAGACTACCAGCAAATTCGGTTCAATAACGACAAGTCATACTGGAATAATGTACAGACGCCTTTCAAGATCCAGTTTTACCATCAGGGAATGTATTTCGATACCCCTGTGAAAATTAATGAAGTCACGGCGACCACGGTTGATGAGATTAAATACTCGCCTGAGTATTTTGATTTTGGTTCCGTCAATCACGATCCTGAAACGGTTAAAAATCTCGGCTTTGCAGGTTTTAAAGTTCTCTATCCAATCAATAAAGCCGATAAGAACGATGAAATCGTCAGCATGCTGGGTGCCAGCTATTTCCGTGTGGTAGGTAAAGGCCAGATTTATGGCTTGTCTGCGCGCGGTCTGGCGATCGATACCGCGTTACCTTCTGGTGAAGAGTTCCCTCGCTTCCGTGAGTTCTGGATTGAACGTCCAAAACCGAATGATAAACACCTGGTGATTTATGCGCTGCTGGATTCACCGCGTGCGACGGGGGCTTATCGTTTTGCCGTTTATCCCGGCCGTGACAGTGTTGTAGACGTTCAGGCTAAAGTGTTCATGCGTGACAAAGTGGGCAAGCTGGGTATCGCTCCACTGACCAGTATGTATCTGTTTGGGCCTAACCAGCCGTCGCCGACGCTGAACTATCGTCCAGCGCTGAACGATTCTAACGGTTTGTCAATTCATGCCGGCAATGGCGAATGGATCTGGCGTCCGCTGAATAATCCGAAGCACCTGTCCGTGAGCACCTATTCGGTAGAAAATCCGAAAGGGTTTGGTCTACTGCAACGTGGTCGTGATTTCGCGGCTTATGAAGATCTTGACGATCGTTACGATCTGCGTCCAAGCGGCTGGGTTGAACCGAAAGGCGAGTGGGGCAAAGGAAAAGTTGAGCTGGTTGAAATTCCTACTGCGGATGAAACCAATGACAATATCGTTGCCTTCTGGACGCCTGATGTATTGCCAGAAACAGGCAAACCGCTGGATATTAAATATCGTCTGCACTTTACGCGCGACGAAGATCAACTGCATTCCCCGAACATTGCCTATGTTCAACAGACTCGCCGTTCTGCCGGTGATGTTAAACAATCTAACTTGATCCGCCAGCCTGACGGCACGATCGCGTACATTGTAGATTTTGTTGGACCGAACTTAAAAGAGCTTGATGAGAGCACTCCGGTAGACTCTCAGGTCAGCATTGGCGACAACGGCGAGATTGTAGAAAATAATGTTCGCTATAACCCGGTCACTCATGGTTGGCGTCTGACGCTGCGTTTGCGTGTGAAAGATGCGAAACAGCCGACTGAAATGAGAGCTGCGTTGGTTAATGGCGAGACGACATTGACTGAAACCTGGAGCAATCAGCTGCCTGCTAATGAATAA